The DNA window GCGTCGATCATAATCGGCAGTGTCGACTTCTTATTCTCTTCTAAAGGTTTGCGCTTGTTTTCCGGCACCAGCACATTGGCGACGGCAAAGGGCACGCGATTGCCGAGACCGATCTGCTGCAGAATATATTCAAATGTCGAGGCACCGGTATCTTTTAATAGGCGTTTGATCTGGGATTTCTTCAGCTCTTTGTAGCGAGTGCCAAGACGGTTAAGAGATTGGTCGAGCAGACGTTTGCCTAGATCTACAGACTCGTCATGCTGCTGATTCTTGAGATAGTGGCGAATGGCACTGCGCGCTTTGGCCGTGACAACAAAGTTTAGCCAGTTGGGATTTGGCTGGGCTTCTTCGGCGCTAATAATTTCAACGCGTTGGCCGCTCTCCAGCTGCTCTGACAGGGGCGTTAGCTGACCGTCGACACGACATGCGATACAGCTATTGCCCAATCCAGTGTGCACTGAATAGGCGAAATCGATGGCCGTGGCGCCGCTGGGCAGTTCGATAATTTTGCCATTGGGGGTGAAAACATAGACTTCGTCCGGGAACAGGTCGGCTTTTACATGCTCAAGAAACTCCAGTGAGTCTCCCGCCTGCTGCTGCATCTCCAATAGACCCCGAATCCATCGTGCTGCCCGTCGTTGATTGACGTCGGCGGTCTGTCTGCCAGCTTTATATTCCCAGTGGGCGGCAATACCGTAGCTGGCCATGGCTTCCATTTCCACGGTGCGGATCTGCACTTCAATGACCACGCCGTGCATGCCCACCAGTACTGTGTGTAGTGATTGGTAACCGTTGGCTTTGGGTATGGCGATGTAATCTTTAAATTCGCCGGGCACCGGCTTAAACATATTGTGGATCATGCCGAGGGTGCGGTAGCAGTCGTCGACACTGGTAACAATTAGGCGAAAAGCGAAGACGTCCATAATGTCACGAAAGGAGCGCTTCTTCTCGCGCATTTTGCGGTAGATGCTCCAGAGGTGTTTTTCGCGACTTTTAACTGTGGCTTTGACTTTTTCTTGCTCAAGGCGTATTTCCATGGACTGGTGAATTTCACCGACCACTTCTTTGCGATTTTTTTTCGCGGCTTTCATGGCCTCCCGCAGGCGTCGGTGACGCAGGGGATACATGGCGGCAAAGCCAAGGTTTTCGAGTTCGAGACGTATATCATTGATGCCGAGGCGCTGGGCGATGGGCGCGTATATATCCAGGGTTTCTCGGGCGATTCTGCGGCGCTTGGCTGGCGACAGCACACCCAGGGTGCGCATATTGTGCAGGCGGTCGGCGAGCTTAACCAAGACCACGCGAATATCCCTAGACATGGCCAAAGTCATTTTTTGAAAGCTTTCGGCCTGCTGTTCGGCCTTGGATTGGAATTCGATGCCGGTGAGCTTACTGACACCGTCCACTAGATCTGCGACGGGACGACCGAAGCGTCGACTAATCTGACCTTTGGTGACGCCTGTGTCTTCAATCACATCGTGGAGCATGGCAGCCATAAGGCTTTCATGATCCATATGCATATCAGCAAGAATATGGGCTACTGCGAGGGGATGCGTAATATAAGGGTCGCCACTTTGACGCAGCTGGCCCTCATGGCACTTTTCAGCAAAGGTATAAGCCCGCTCGACACGGCGGACTTCTTTAACTTCGAGGTAGTAAGAGAGTTTGTCTAGCAGTAATCGCAGCGCCAAATGACTCTCTCCCTGAAAACAAATAAAGCCTTAAACAGTAGGCTCTTCTGGTGCCGCTGGGGTCTCTGGTGTTTCAGCTGCAGGAGCTTCAGCCGTGTTAGTTACTTCAGCTGCCATAGCAGCTTCGAGTGCGGCAGCCAGATCAGGCTCTGCAGCCTCTTCAGGATCAGCGGCGCCTTCAGGAGCCAGAGCCGCTTCGATTGCTGCAATAACCGCTGCATCAGCATCCATTTCTGGCTCTTCTTCGGATGCATCAAGAATTTCGTAGTCTTGAGGCTTCTCAGTAAGAATAGCGGCTGTAACTAAACCCGCTTCGATTTCGCGCAGTGCAATAACTGTTGGCTTGTCATTCTCTTCAGGAACTAATGCAGGACGTCCGCCAGTGGCAATTTGACGTGCACGTTTGGAGCCAATCATGACCAGTTCAAAACGATTATCAACATGATCCAAACAATCTTCTACAGTAATGCGAGCCATTTTTAATTCCGCCGGGGTAAATAATTTTAACTTAAGCGCAGCCCAATGCTGCCGAGTCGCCCAGTTTACCTAAAGCGCGGGGCTACGACAATAAACTCGGCAGAATAACTTTCCCTTTAGCGGTGCTAGGACAATTCGCCGGTGCGGCTCTGAGGTGATTCGTTGAGTGGCGCTACGCTAATAGATCTGAGATCAACGCTTCCTGACCGGAAACCGGCAGGCGACAGTGTTGCGCGCTGACAATCGACATCATCTGTTGCAGGGCCCGGTCAAAATCGTCATTCACCACCAAAAAGTCTGCTTCAACATAGTGGCTCATCTCTTCTGTAGCCGCGGCAACGCGCTTTTCGATCACCTCTGCATCATCCTGGCCGCGTTTGTGCAGGCGTTCCCGCAGGGCCTTTTTTGACGGCGGCAGGATAAAAATACTGGTGCTTTCTGGGAACAGTTTGCGTACCTGAGCGGCACCCTGCCAGTCGATTTCGAGAATCACATCTTCGCCGCTGGCCAAGGTGTCGGCAACCCACTGCTGTGAGGTGCCATAAAAATTACCAAACACTTCGGCATGTTCTAGAAAGGCACCCTGCTCAATCATCTCGACAAACTGTTCGCGGGAGGTGAAGTGGTAGTTCACCGCATCCACTTCGCCTGGGCGACTATCTCTAGTGGTGTGGGAGATAGAGGCTTTGATATTGCTCATATTATTGAGCAGTTCTGCAACCAAGCTAGTTTTACCGGCACCGGAAGGGGCGGAGATAATAAAGAGAATACCTGTTGCCATATGTTTTACGGTTCCGTTGCTTGAGAGAACTGGAAGATTTTACGGAGTTTACAGTAGCGGGAAAATTATTCCAGATGCCTGCCGGTTTCGCAGGCATTTTTATCTGCAGCTAACTGGGGGAAACCCTCGGGATCAAAGATGCGATTTAAGCAGCCGGCGATGCGAATACCAGCCATCAGCAAGCGTTTTTTAAGTAGCGGCTTGGTGCGATCAATATAGCTTTGATCGATAGTGATGGGCCCCTTTGTCACTGGCTGGCTAAATTCATACACCTGCGCGCGCAATCTTTTCGACTCTTTGGCCCAGTTTAAAAAATTGTCGCTTTGCCAGTTGTGTCTCTGTTGCGCGGTACTCACATTGATTAGGGTGCTGTATTGTTCGACGCTTAATTTCTCATCTTTAATCAGGCCACTGTCCCAGACCCAATGTAAGTTGCGGCGTTTATTGTTGCCCAGCCATTTAATTGACGCACGATTGCCGCCGAGATCACTATAGCGACCCACGTGCAGCGGTTGGTGAATATCCCCGGCCATATGCAGAAAAAAACTCAGTGCTTCGCGGCGCTGCTGCTTGCCGGTGCTGGGGGCTTTGAGTTGACCATAGGATTCATTGAGGGCGCTGAGTACATCGCCTTTGCGACTGCGATGGAGGTCCGCAAAGCGTTGCTGGTCTTTGATATTGATATAGTGCCAGGGCTTGGTGTGTGACCATTTTTGCGCGCCGCGAATTTGATCGGGCCAGAGGACCAACTCTGAGAGCCCTCTGCCGCCACGGATTTGAGCCAGCGCGGCAGCAGTTTTTTTACTCAGATGTTTTTCTGCAATGGCCACAGTAATACGGTGACCATCGACGCCAAAAGCCAAGCTCTGACCACTGCTAACTGCCAGCCAAAAAACCACAGCAACAGAGAAACAGTTTCCGGCTAAGCTAGCAGAGCCCGTTCCTCTGTTTCTCCCTGTAGAGTGGCTATTCAATATTTTGGATCTGCTCACGCATTTGTTCTATCAGTACTTTTAATTCTACTGATGCCTGAGTGGTGACGCCGGCAATGGATTTTGAGCCCAGAGTGTTGGCTTCGCGATTGAGTTCCTGCATCAGAAAATCCAGACGTCTGCCTATGGATTCTTTGCCGGTTAAGACGCGGCGGATCTCGCTGATATGGGCTTCCAGGCGATCCAGCTCTTCGTCTACATCAGTGCGATTGGCAATAATCACCATCTCTTGTTCAAGGCGATCTGCATCAAACTGCTCTTTTAGTTCGCCGAGCTTTTGCTCAAGGCGCTTGCGCTGATCGCTGAGAATAGAGGGTAGGTGCTCACGGACAATAACTAACTGCTGTTCGATGCCCACCAGTCGCTGCTCAATCATCTCTGCCAGCTTGTCGCCCTCGCGCTTGCGTCCTTCGAGCAGTTGCTCGACGGTGGCTCTATAGGTTTCGGTGGCGGCCTGGTGCAGAGCTTCAGCATCTACAGTCTGCTCCTGAAGAATACCGGGCCAGCGCATAATTTCTAGAGGTGAAATAGGCGCTGGAGACTGCATTTCAGCGCCTATGGTTTCAGCCATGGCGATCATGCGCTTGGCCAGTTCTAGGTCTGCTTCGAGGCTGGCATCGGCATTATTAAAGGCCAGTTGCAGGGAGCAATCAACCTTGCCGCGACTGAGCTTCTTGCGAGCGATTTCACGCAGGGGCATCTCAATGGGCCGCAGGCTGTCGGGCAGGCGAAAGCCGGTTTCGAGAAAGCGGTGATTAACAGAGCGTAGTTCACAGGTAACTGAACCCCAACTGAACTCTGTGCTGCAGCGGGCAAATGCGGTCATACTCCGGGCCATGGTGTCTCCAGTAGAAAAATTTACGATGGGTCATGGTAACAAAGGCGGTCAACTGGT is part of the SAR92 clade bacterium H455 genome and encodes:
- a CDS encoding bifunctional (p)ppGpp synthetase/guanosine-3',5'-bis(diphosphate) 3'-pyrophosphohydrolase produces the protein MALRLLLDKLSYYLEVKEVRRVERAYTFAEKCHEGQLRQSGDPYITHPLAVAHILADMHMDHESLMAAMLHDVIEDTGVTKGQISRRFGRPVADLVDGVSKLTGIEFQSKAEQQAESFQKMTLAMSRDIRVVLVKLADRLHNMRTLGVLSPAKRRRIARETLDIYAPIAQRLGINDIRLELENLGFAAMYPLRHRRLREAMKAAKKNRKEVVGEIHQSMEIRLEQEKVKATVKSREKHLWSIYRKMREKKRSFRDIMDVFAFRLIVTSVDDCYRTLGMIHNMFKPVPGEFKDYIAIPKANGYQSLHTVLVGMHGVVIEVQIRTVEMEAMASYGIAAHWEYKAGRQTADVNQRRAARWIRGLLEMQQQAGDSLEFLEHVKADLFPDEVYVFTPNGKIIELPSGATAIDFAYSVHTGLGNSCIACRVDGQLTPLSEQLESGQRVEIISAEEAQPNPNWLNFVVTAKARSAIRHYLKNQQHDESVDLGKRLLDQSLNRLGTRYKELKKSQIKRLLKDTGASTFEYILQQIGLGNRVPFAVANVLVPENKRKPLEENKKSTLPIMIDASDGLLLQYARCCHPIPGDPILGHISPGKGLVIHLETCRNLSEIRNNPEKCMALSWSSKPKGEFPVELKVEITPERGFIAALASRMTEADATIEHISVDEKDAFTSIVDVVLTVRDRIHLADILRRARGLKQVRRIYRVKN
- a CDS encoding S1/P1 nuclease, which translates into the protein MSRSKILNSHSTGRNRGTGSASLAGNCFSVAVVFWLAVSSGQSLAFGVDGHRITVAIAEKHLSKKTAAALAQIRGGRGLSELVLWPDQIRGAQKWSHTKPWHYINIKDQQRFADLHRSRKGDVLSALNESYGQLKAPSTGKQQRREALSFFLHMAGDIHQPLHVGRYSDLGGNRASIKWLGNNKRRNLHWVWDSGLIKDEKLSVEQYSTLINVSTAQQRHNWQSDNFLNWAKESKRLRAQVYEFSQPVTKGPITIDQSYIDRTKPLLKKRLLMAGIRIAGCLNRIFDPEGFPQLAADKNACETGRHLE
- the gmk gene encoding guanylate kinase, with product MATGILFIISAPSGAGKTSLVAELLNNMSNIKASISHTTRDSRPGEVDAVNYHFTSREQFVEMIEQGAFLEHAEVFGNFYGTSQQWVADTLASGEDVILEIDWQGAAQVRKLFPESTSIFILPPSKKALRERLHKRGQDDAEVIEKRVAAATEEMSHYVEADFLVVNDDFDRALQQMMSIVSAQHCRLPVSGQEALISDLLA
- a CDS encoding YicC family protein encodes the protein MTAFARCSTEFSWGSVTCELRSVNHRFLETGFRLPDSLRPIEMPLREIARKKLSRGKVDCSLQLAFNNADASLEADLELAKRMIAMAETIGAEMQSPAPISPLEIMRWPGILQEQTVDAEALHQAATETYRATVEQLLEGRKREGDKLAEMIEQRLVGIEQQLVIVREHLPSILSDQRKRLEQKLGELKEQFDADRLEQEMVIIANRTDVDEELDRLEAHISEIRRVLTGKESIGRRLDFLMQELNREANTLGSKSIAGVTTQASVELKVLIEQMREQIQNIE